The Alicyclobacillus macrosporangiidus CPP55 genome segment CTGCGTCTGGCGCGCGGGATGACATACAAGGCGGCCGCCGCAGGGCTCAACCTGGGCGGCGGCAAGACGGTGGTCATCGGAGATCCCAAGACCGACAAGTCGGAGGCCCTGTTCCGGGCGCTCGGCCGGTACATTCAAAGCCTCGGCGGCCGGTACATCACCGCGGAAGATGTGGGGACCAATGTCCACGATATGGACCTCATCCACCTGGAGACCGACTACGTCACCGGGGTATCGCAGGCTTACGGATCGAGCGGGAACCCGAGCCCGATGACGGCGTTGGGCGTGTTCCGCGGCCTGCAGGCGACCGCCAAGACGGTGTACGGCAGCGACGACGTAGCCGGGCGGACGGTGGCCATCCAGGGGCTCGGCAGCGTCGGGTGGGCGCTGGCCGAACTGCTGCACCGGCACGGCGCGAAGTTGGTCGTCACCGACATCAACCCGGATGCGCTTCGGCGGGCTCAGGCGGAGTTGGGAGCGCAGGTGGTGGCTCCGGCAGAGATTTTCTCGGTGGAGTGCGACATCTTCTCGCCGTGCGCCCTCGGCGCCGTTCTCAACGACGAGACCATCCCGCGGCTGCGCTGCCAGGTCGTCGCGGGTTCGGCGAACAATCAATTGGCCGAGGACCGCCACGGGGACATGCTGCACGAGCGGGGCATCTTGTACGCTCCCGACTACGTGATCAACGCCGGGGGGCTCATCAACGTGGCGGACGAATTGGAGGGCTACCATCCTGAACGGGCGCGCCAGAAGGTGGAGCGCATCTACGACATCATGTTAAGTCTGTACGATCTTTCCCAGCGGGAGGGCATTCCGTCGCACCGGGCGGCCGATCGTATGGCGGAGGCGCGCATCGCCCAAATGCGACAGGTACGGAGCACCTTTATCCGAGGGGAAAGAGACGCATTGAGCAGGAAGGGGGATGCGCGTGGCTGAGGAGAACTACGACCTGGTGGTGATTGGCGGCGGTATCGGGGGGTACGCAGCCGCCATCCGCGCCGCGCAGCTGGGTTTGAAGGCGGCGGTGGTGGAGCGCGACAAACTTGGAGGCACCTGCCTGCACCGGGGTTGTATACCGAGCAAGGCGCTGCTGCGCACGGCGGAGGTGCTCGCCACTGCCCGAGAGGCATCGTCTTACGGGGTGGATGCCGGCGAGCCCCGTCTCAACCTCGAACAGGCGATGGCGCGCAAACAACATGTGGTGGACCAACTGTACCAAGGCGTTCAGCTTTTGATGAAAAAGCACGGCATCGACGTCTTCCACGGCACCGGCCGCGTGATGGGTCCCTCCATCTTCTCACCGCAGGCTGGAGCGGTGGCGGTGGAACACGACGGGGACCGGCAGATCCTCACGCCGCGGTTCACCCTGATTGCGACCGGGTCCCGCGCAAAGGCACTGCCGGGACTGCCCTTCGACGGCGAGCGGATCCTTTCGAGCGATCACGCCTTGGAACTTCCGCGCCTGCCTAGTTCCATGTTGATTGTGGGCGCGGGCGCCATCGGTGTGGAGTGGGCGTCGATGATGGCCGACTTCGGGGTACAGGTCACCCTGGTGGAAGCACTGCCGCAGGTGTTGCCGCAGGAGGACGAGGACATCTCCCGGGAGATGGCGCGCCTCTTGAAGAAGAGGCGGGTTCGGGTGCTCGCTGGCGTGCGCGTGGAGACCGACACCGCGGAGTTGGACGCGGACGGCTTCTCCGTCGACGTGGTGCAGGAGGACAGCGGCGCCCGGGAGCGCGTGGCCGCGGAGGTGGTGCTGGTGGCCGTCGGGCGAGAGCCGGTGACGGAAGGGCTCGGGCTCGAGGCCACCGAGGTGCGGACCGAACGGGGTGCGATTGTCGTCGACGAACACTACCGCACAAAGGAACCGAATATCTTCGCCGTCGGGGATGTGATCGGCGGCGTGCAGCTGGCGCACGTCGCGATGCACGAGGGCATCCACGCGGTCGAGGTGATGGCGGGCCGGGCCCCGCGGCCCATCGACTACACACTCATCCCTCGCTGCACCTACAGCCGCCCGGAGGTGGCGAGCGTGGGACTGACCGAAGCCCAGGCCCGGGCGCGTGGTTGCGAGGTCGTCTGCGGCAAGTTCTCCTTCCGTGCCAACGGGAAGGCCTTGGTGTACGGCGAGCCCGACGGTTTCGTGAAGGTGGTGGCGGACCGGGATACGGACGATGTGCTGGGGGTGCACATGGTCGGGCCACGGGTGACGGACCTGGTGTCCGAGGCGGCCCTGGCCAGGGTGTTAAACGCGACGCCTTGGGAGATGGCTCACACCATTCACCCGCATCCCACCTTGTCGGAGGCCTTGGGAGAGGCGGCGCTGGCCATCGATGGATGGGCCATCCATGGGTGAACCATCGGAATCGGAGAGAGGGGTTGTGCGATGGCGGAACAGTTGAGGCACCGTGCGCTGGGCCTGACGGATGGACAGGTGCTGGAGATGTACCGCTACATGGTGCTGGCCCGCGCGGTCGATGAGCGCATGTGGCTGCTCAACCGCGCCGGAAAGGTCCCGTTCGTAATCTCTTGCCAGGGACAGGAGGCGGCGCAGGCTGGGGCGGGATTCGCGCTGGACCGGGAACGGGATTGGCTGTGCCCGTACTACCGTGACCTGTGCCTGGTCTTGATTTGGGGCCACACCGCTCGCATGGAAATGTTGGCGGCGTTCGCCAAGGCCGAGGACCCCAACAGCGGAGGGCGCCAGATGCCGGGTCACTTCGGCGATCGGAGGCGCCGAATCCTCACCGGATCGAGCCCGGTCGGCACGCAGATCCCGCACGCGGTGGGGGTGGCGCTGGCGGCAAAGATGCGCGGTGAAGATACCGTGTGCTACGTGTCCTTCGGCGAAGGTACGAGCAATCAAGGGGACTTCCACGAGGCGCTCAACTTCGCGGGCGTGCATCGGCTGCCGGTGATCTTTTTCTGCGAGAACAACAAGTACGCCATCTCGGTTCCGGAGAATAAACAGATGGCCTGCGCCAACGTCGCGGATCGCGCCCAAGGGTACGGGTTCGAGGGCGTCATCGTCGATGGCATGGACGCGCTCGATGTGTACTGGGCGGTGAAGCAGGCGGCCGACAAGGCGCGCGCTGGGGGCGGACCGACCTTGATTGAAGCGAAGACGTACCGATTGGCGCCCCATTCCAGCGACGACGACGACCGCACCTATCGTTCCAGGGAAGAGGTCGAGGAGGCGCGTCGCGGCGACGGGATCGCCCGCATGAGGGCCTACCTGTTGGACGCTGGGCTGCTCGACGAGGCGGAGGACGAAGCGTTGCGGCAGCGGATCCGGGCGGAGGTCGACGAGGCGACGGAATACGCGGAACGGGCGCCGTACGCCGATCCAGCGACGCTCACCCGGTATGTGTACGCCGAGGAGGGGTGGGCGGATGGCCATTAAGCTGTACATCGAGGCGATCCACGATGCCCTCGCCGAGGAGATGGCACGCGACGAGCGCGTGTTCATCCTCGGGGAGGATGTCGGTGTGCGCGGCGGCGTGTTCCGGGTGACGCAGGGGCTGCAGGAGCGGTTCGGTGAGTACCGGGTCCTCGACACGCCGTTGACGGAGTCGGCCATCGTCGGGGTGGCCATCGGGGCCAGCGCCGCCGGGCTCATTCCTGTGGCCGAAATCCAGTTCGCGGATTTCATCTTGCCGGCGGTCAACCAGATCATCTCCGAGGCGGCCAAGTTCCGGTACCGGTCGAACAACGACTGGAACTGTCCGATTGTCGTGCGGGCCCCCTACGGCGGCGGCGTGCACGGCGCGCTGTACCATTCGCAGAGCGTGGAGGCGCTGTTCACCCATGTGCCGGGGCTGAAGGTGGTCACGCCAGCGACTCCGGCGGACGCCGCGGGCCTGTTGCGGTCCGCCATCCGGGACCCGGATCCGGTGCTGTACTTCGAACACAAGAAGCTGTACCGGTCGGTGCGCGGCGAGGTGCCTGAAGCCGGAGAGCTGGTTCCGATCGGGCGCGCCAAGGTCCAACGGGAGGGAAGTGACCTGACCGTCATCACCTATGGACTCGGCGTGCATCTGGCGTTGGAGGCGGCAGAACAGGTGGCGGCGGAGGGCGTGTCGGTACACATCCTCGATCTGCGCACGCTCCGGCCACTCGACGAAGAGGCCATCCTGGAGGCGGCGCGCAGAACCGGCAAGGTGTTGATTGTCCACGAGGACAATAAGGTGTGCGGCGTGGGGGCCGAGGTGTCCGCCCTCATCGCGGAACAGGCCCTGTTCGACTTGGACGCGCCGATCCGCCGGTTGGCCGGACCGGAGGTGCCGGCGATGGGGTATGCACCTACGTTGGAGAAAGCGTACATGTTGAGCGTGGACGGGGTGGCGGAAGCGATGCGGGCGATGGCCCGGTTTTGACGCGGGTGCCGCCAGGGTCACGAGGAGGTGGCTGCACATGCCGGACGTGAAGATGCCTCAACTGGGCGAGAGCGTAACGGAAGGCACGATTGAAAAGTGGTTGAAGCGGGTCGGAGAGCCGGTCGCGAAGTACGAACCCTTGGCCGAAGTGGTCACGGACAAGGTGCACGCCGAGATTCCGTCGGATTTTGCGGGCGTCTTGGCGGAGATCCTGGTTCCGGAAGGCGCGACGGTGGGGGTGGGCACCGTGATCTGCCGCATTGCGGAGGACGCGTTGGATACCGGCCGGGATGAGGACCGTACTGCCGCCGCGCCGGGCCGGGAGGAAGTTCTGGGGGAACGAGGACGGGCGGATGCGGAGGATCCAGCGGGTGGAGCCGCTGGCATGCTCGCGCCCGCCGGGCGTGCCCGCTACTCGCCGGCTGTACTGCGCCTGGCCCGAGAACACGGGATTGATCTCGAAAAGGTCCCGGGCACCGGTGAGGGCGGGCGGATCACGCGCAAGGACGTGCTCGCCTACATTGACCGCATGCGCAAGGATCATGTCAGTGAGGCGACAGAGGAAGCGGTCCGTCCGGCACCCGTCGGCGAACCGACGTCCGCGCCGGGACGCCCTGCTGCGAGGGGGATACAGGCCCAGGACGACGTGGAGGTGATCCCCGTCAGCCCCATTCGCCGTACCATCGCCCGCCGGATGGTCATGTCCAAGCGCGAGGCCCCTCATGCGTGGACGATGGTCGAAGTGGACGCCAGCGGATTGGTCGCGCTGCGTGAACGTGTGAAAGCCGATTTCGAGCGCCGAGAAGGCGTCCCGCTGACCTATCTGCCATTTTTCATCAAGGCGGCGGTGGAGGCGTTGAAGCAGTTCCCCACGGTCAACGCGGCGTGGATCGACGACGCCATCCACGTGCACCGGCGCATCCACGTCTCGATCGCGGTGGCGACGGACGACGGGCTGCAGGTGCCGGTCATCCGGGACGCGGACCGCTTGAGCATCGCCGGATTGGCCCACGCCGTGCACGATCTGGCGGTTCGCGCCCGCGCCGGGCGGCTGACCCTGGCGGATGTAGAGGGGGGAACGTTCACCGTCAACAACACTGGGGCGTTCGGATCGGTGATGTCCCAGCCCATCCTCAACGCGCCTCAGGCAGCCATCCTGTCGGTGGAGGCGATCGTGAAGCGGCCAGTGGTCATCGACGACATGATCGCCATCCGAAGTATGGTCAACCTGTGCCTGTCGCTCGATCACCGCGTGCTGGACGGCTGGGTGGCCGGGCAGTTTTTGCGCGCCATCAAAGAGCGGGTGCAGTCCTACGGGGAGGACACGGCCCTCTACTGAGACGGGCACTGGCGCGGACACCGCGCGTCCCGTCGGGGCCCCGGGGTGCTCGTACGCTCCGGGGCTGCTTTGCTTTGGCCCGGAGATGGTCTACACTAGGGTTGTTACCAGGCCGGTCCACCCTGGAATGCGGATGGGGTGGCGACACGGCGCGAGGAAGGTGAACGGCGTGAACCCCAAGCTGCTCGAGAAACAACGCCTGAAGGAGGCGGCCATCCGGGAGCAGGCGAAAAACCGGCCGGATTGGCTGAAGGTCCAAATCCGCACGGGCCCCAACTTCAAAGATTTGAAGAACATCATGCGCGGCCGCTCGCTGCACACGGTGTGCGAGGAGGCGCGCTGTCCGAATATCTACGAATGCTGGGAACACCGGACGGCCACGTTTATGATCCTCGGGGACGTGTGCACCCGAGCGTGCCGTTTCTGCGCCGTCACCAGCGGCCGCCCGAGCCATCTCGACCTGCAGGAGCCGAAGCGGGTGGCGGACGCGGTGGTGGCCATGGGTCTGCAGCACGTGGTGGTCACGAGTGTGGCTCGCGACGACCTGGAGGACGGCGGCGCCTCGGTGTTCGCCGCGACCATCCGCGCCATCCGCGAGCGCGTGCCGAACTGTGGTGTCGAAGTGCTGATCCCCGACTTCCAGGGGAATTGGGACGCTCTGCGCGTGGTGATGGACGCGTCTCCCGACATCCTGAATCACAACGTCGAGACGGTGCGGCGGCTGTCGGACCGCGTCCGCTCCAAGGCCAAGTATGACCGATCCCTCGAACTCCTCCGGCGGGCCAAGGAGATGCGGCCGGACATCCGGACCAAATCGAGCATTATGGTCGGCGTCGGGGAGACTTTCGAGGAGATCCTCGAGACCATGGACGACCTGCGGGAGGTCCAGGTGGACATCCTGACCATTGGGCAATACCTGCAGCCGACGAAACAGCACCTGATGGTCGAGAAGTTCTACACCCCGACGGAGTTTTTGCGCCTGCGCGGCGAAGGGTTGAAGCGGGGGTTCGCCCACGTGGAATCCGGACCTCTGGTGCGCAGCTCCTACCATGCGCACCAGCAGGTCCTGCGCGCGGACGGCGTCCCGCTGCAGGCGCTGCCGCCCGAGGAGCGGGCGCGGCACCTGGCGGAGATGCAGGATGAGCCGGTGCAGGAGGGAGCGCGGTGAATCGCGAAAGATCGGTGCGTTGGGTCAGCCTGGGGCGTATGGACTACGACGAGGCCCTGGCCATTCAGACGCGCCAGGCCGAGCGGTTGCTGCAGGGGGAGGACGAGGCCCAGACGGTATTCGCGGTCGAACACCCGCCCACCATCACGGTGGGCCGCAGCGGCACGTTCGATCACATCCTCGCCGGCCGGGAACGGCTGCGCGAAATGGGCGTCGAGGTCCGCGAGGTCGACCGGGGTGGTGACGTCACATACCATGGCCCCGGCCAGTGGGTGCTCTACCCGGTGCTTCATCTGGAACCGTGGGGGAACGACATCGGCCGCTATGTGCGGATGCTCGAAGAGGTGGTGATCCGGGCCCTGGCGGAAGTGGGGATCACGGGCGACCGCGTCAAGGAGTATCCGGGCGTCTGGGTGGGGCGCGACAAGGTGTGTGCCATCGGTGTGCGTGCCCGCCGCCGGCCGAGCGGCGAGTTCGTCACGTATCACGGGCTGGCGCTGAACGTCAATACCAACCTGACTCATTTCAACCTGATTGTCCCATGTGGCATCAGCGACCGCGGGGTGACCTCCGTCCAGCGGCTGCTCGGCCGGGAGCAGGCCTTTTCCGAATGGGAGGCCAGGCTGCGGGCGGCCTTTGACTCGGTGTTTCTCGAGGACGGCGCGGATTCGGGGGTCACAACGGACGAAGCGGCGGAAGCGAGGTGAATGGTGCGATGTCTCTGGCGGTGACGGCGACCATCATGGTCGCGGCGGCGGTGGTGATCATGGGCGTCATCTGGATCTTGGGCGGCGTCGTCGGGCGGAATCGCCGATAGAGAGGTGGGGGGCGTTGGCGCTCATTCAATGGAGGGGGGCGTGCGCATGGCGAATTTGCAGGAACGGATGCGAGCCTGGCAGGAGCGGGTGGAGCGCTCCCTGGAAAAGCGTCCGGAGCGCAAGGAACGGTTTGTCAACGGATCGGACATTCCCATCCAGCGGTTGTACACCCCCCTCGACGGGGTGAAGACGGAGGAGGACTACATAGAGAAGCTCGGCTTTCCGGGTGAATACCCGTACACGCGGGGCATCCAGCCGACGATGTACCGGGGCCGCCACTGGACGATGCGCCAATACGCCGGTTTTGGTTCGGCGGAACAGACGAACCGGCGGTTCCGTTATCTGTTGGAGCAAGGCCAGACGGGATTGAGCACGGCGTTCGATCTCCCGACGCAGATCGGCTACGACGCCGACCACCCGATGGCTCGCGGCGAGGTCGGCAAGGTCGGGGTGTCGATCTCGTCGCTTGCCGACATGGAGACCCTGTTGCAGGGCATCCCGTTGGATCGGGTGTCGACATCGATGACCATCAACGCCCCGGCGTCCATCCTCCTGGCCATGTACCTGGTGGTCGCGGAGCGGCAGGGCGTGGCGTGGGACAAGGTGTCCGGCACCATCCAGAACGACATCCTCAAGGAGTACGCCGCCCGCGGCACCTACATCTTCCCGCCCAAACCGTCGATGCGGCTCATCACGGACATCTTCGAGTTCTGCTCGAAGGAGGTCCCGAACTGGAACACCATCTCCATCAGCGGGTATCACATCCGGGAGGCGGGTTCGACGGCGGTACAGGAGGTGGCGTTCACGCTCTCGAACGCCATTGCCTACGTCCAGGCGGCGCTGGAGAAGGGCCTCCAGGTGGACGAGTTCGCGCCGAGGCTGTCGTTTTTCTTCAACGCCCACAACGATTTCTTCGAGGAGATCGCGAAGTTCCGCGCCGCCCGGCGGATGTGGGCGAAGATCATGCGCGATCGCTTCGGGGCCAAGTCGCCTCGCTCCCAGCAGTTGCGCTTTCACACGCAGACGGCGGGAAGCACCTTGACGGCGCAGCAGCCGGACAACAACGTCGTGCGGGTCACGGTTCAGGCGATGGCGGCCATCCTCGGCGGCACCCAGAGCCTGCACACCAATGCCCGCGACGAGGCATTGGCGCTGCCGACCGAGGAATCCGCCCGATTGGCGCTGCGCACGCAGCAGATTCTCGCGTACGAAAGCGGTCTCACCGACACCATTGATCCGCTCGCTGGCAGCTACTACGTGGAGGCGCTGACCGACGCGATCGAGGCGGCGGCGTGGACATACATCGAGTACATCGACCAGATGGGCGGCGCTGTGGCGGCCATTGAGCAGGGCTACATCCAGCAGGAGATCCGGCGCGCGGCCTACGACACCCAGATGGCGATTGAACGCGGCGACCAGGTGGTGGTCGGGGTCAACCGGTTCACCGTGGAACAGGAGCGGCAGCCGGAGCTTCTGCGCGTCGACCCGAACATCGGCCGCGTCCAGGCGGAGCGGCTGGCGAAGCTGCGGGCGGAGCGCGCGGAGGAACCCGTCCGGGAGGCCTTGGCGGACCTCCGGGCGGCGGCCGAGGGCACGGCCAACCTGATGCCGAAGATCATCCAGGCGGTGCGGGTGTACGCCACTTTGGGCGAGATCTGCGACACCTTGCGCCAGGTGTTTGGCGAGTACCGCCCAGCGGTGTTCTGAGGCGCGATCTGAGACAGATGGGGGCAGGACAATGCAGCAGATACGCGTGTTGATCGCCAAACCGGGTTTGGATGGCCACGACCGCGGGGCGCTCGTCATCGCCCAGGGGCTGCGTGATCAGGGCATGGAGGTCATCTATACCGGGCTTCGCCAGACGCCGGAGCAGATTGTCGAGACGGCCATCCAGGAGGACGTCGCCTGTATCGGGCTGTCCAGCCTCTCGGGGGCGCACATGGAACTGTTCCCGGAAGTCGTGCGACTGCTCCGGGAGCGCCAGGCGGACGACATCCTCGTCATCGGCGGCGGCGTCATCCCTGAGGCGGATATCCCGGCCTTGCAGGCCGCCGGGATCGCCATGGTGTTCACGCCGGGCACCCGGATTGAGGACGTGGCATCCTTCATCCGGGCGCACGTCAAGCTCCGCGACCTCGCTGACGCGCCTCCGGTGGAGCCGGTGGCGAAGCAGGTCGATCACATCGGCATCGCGGTGCGGAGCATCGCTGAGGCGCTGCCGTTTTACACCCGTCATCTGGGCCTGACCGTCGATCACGACGAAATCATCCCGGATCAAAAGGTGCGCGCGGTGTTCGTCCGCGCCGGGGATCTCCATCTGGAGCTGCTCGAGCCGACGTCGCCCGACAGCCCGATCGCGCAGTTCCTCGACAAGCGCGGTCCGGGGCTGCACCATGTGGCGTACCGCGTCGAAGACATCGACCGGGCGCTGTCGGCTCTGAAGGAGGCCGGCGTGCGGCTGATCGACGAACAGCCGCGGCCGGGCGGGCTGGGCAAGCGGATCGCGTTCATCCACCCGAAAGAGGCCCACGGCGTGTTGACGGAGTACTGCCAGCGCGTGGGGGAGGCCGCGGAATGACGGAGGACAAGGTATATGAACTGCAGGACCGGCGGCGCCGCGCAGAGTTGGGCGGAGGCGATCGGCGCATTCTGCAGCAGCACGAAAAGGGAAAGCTGACCGCGCGCGAGCGGATCGAAAAACTGCTCGACGAGGGGACGTTCCGGGAGCTGAACCTGTTCTCGGCCACGCGCGTCCACTACGACGGGCAGCCGGTGGACGCACCCGGCGAGGGGGTCGTCACCGGATGGGGGGAGATCGACGGACGCACGGTCTACGTGTTCGCGCAGGATTTCACCGTCTACGGCGGGGCCCTCGGCGAGGTGCACGCTCAGAAGATCGTCAACGTGATGGACCTCGCGGCCAAGAACGGTGCGCCCGTCATCGGCCTCAACGATTCGGGCGGGGCGCGCATCCAGGAGGGCGTCGTGTCCCTCGACGGCTACGGCCACATCTTCTATCGAAACGCTGTCTATTCGGGCGTGATCCCGCAGATCTCCGTGATCATGGGGCCGTGCGCCGGAGGCGCCGTGTATTCGCCGGCCATCACGGATTTCATCTTCATGGTGGAAGGCACCAGCCAGATGTTCATCACCGGCCCCAAGGTGATTGAGACGGTGACCGGCGAGAAGATCTCGAGCGAGGACCTCGGTGGGGCACGGGTCCAGGAAGGCGTAAGCGGGGTCGCCCACTTCACGGCGGCGAGCGAGGAGGAGGCCCTGTCGCAGGTACGGCGGCTGCTCAGCTTCCTGCCCTCGTCGTGCAATGAGCGCCCGCCGCACCGCGAGATCCCGTTCGTGTGGGCGCCCGACGACGCACTGCTGGAGCTGGTGCCGGAGGACGGCACGCGGGTGTACGATGTCAAGGACGTCATCCGCCGCGTGTTGGACGACGGGGATTTTCTCGAGGTGCAGCCGACGTTCGCCCGCAACGCGGTCGTCGGGTTCGGGCGCATCGGCGGGTACGTCACCGGCGTGATCGCCAACCAGCCCAAATTTATGGCGGGCGGGCTCGACATCGACTCGTCGGATAAGATCGCCCGTTTCATCCGCTTCTGCGACTCGTTCAACATCCCGCTCGTGACGTTCGTCGACGTCACCGGATTCATCCCCGGCGTCAAACAGGAGCACGGGGGCATCATCCGGCACGGGGCGAAGGTGCTGTACGCTTATTCGGAGGCGACGGTGCCGAAGGTGACGGTGATCCTGCGCAAGGCGTACGGAGGGGCGTACGTGGCCATGAACAGCAAGGCTATCGGGGCGGACCTGGTGTACGCCTGGCCGGGGGCGGAGATCGCGGTGATGGGCCCGGAGGGGGCGGCCAACATCATCTACGCCAAGGAGATCGCGCAGAGCCCGGATCCGGAGGCTACGCGCCGGCGGCGCATCCAGGAGTACCGGGAGCGCTTCGCCAACCCGTACGTGGCGGCAGGAGCGGGGATGGTGGACGACGTGATCGATCCGCGGGAGACGCGCGTCAAGCTGTACGAGGCGCTGCGCTTATTGGCGCGCAAGCACGAGACGCGGCCGGCGAAGAAGCACGGGAACATCCCGCTGTGAGCGCGGACGCGGTCATCGACGAGCGGGCATTGGCGGAATGGCTCCTGGACCTGTTGCGCCTGGACAGCCCGCCGCTCCGGGAGGCCGCGGTCTGGCGCCGATGCGCCGAGTTCCTGCGGGGGCTCGGCTTTGACGTGTGGGACGACGGCACGGGGGAGCGCATCGGCGGGGCGTGCGGCAACCTTTTGGCGGTGCGGCGGGGGGATCCGAAGCGGGCCGCCGTCCTGTTGTCGGGGCACTTGGACACGGTGGAAGGGTGCGCGGGGGCTCAGCCCTACGTCGACGCGGAGGGCGTCGTCCGCAATCGCCTGCCGCGCCCGCTCGGCGCCGACGACAAGGCGGGGGTGGCGGCCATCCTCTTCGGGGTTGCCGTTGCGGTGCGCAGCGGCGGCTCGCACGGCGATGTGTGTGTGGTTCTGACGGTCGCTGAGGAGCGCGGCCTGTTGGGGGCGAGGCACCTGCGGCGCGAGGCCATCCGGGCGGAGGTGGGGCTCGCTTTGGACGGCGACGGGCCCCTCGGCACGGTCGTCACCCAGGGCCCGGCCTTGGCGCACTGGAAGGTGTCGTTCCGACGGCGCGGGGAAGCGTCTGACGCCCCGGCCCTGCGCCGTGCCGTCATGGCCGCTGCGGCCCGCTTCACCGGCGCGCCTTCCGATGAAGGCCCCCGCGTGCGCGCCACCGCCTTTTCGCAGGATGCGGAGGACGGGCCGGGCGGGCTCGTCCTGTGCGGCGAGGTGAGCGCCGCCACCCGGGGGGCGGCGGTTCGAGCCTTGATGGAAGCGTTTGGGCCGCTGCGAGCGGCCGCGCGGTCGTTTCATTTCGGGTGGAAGGCCTCGGTTTCCTGGCTGTCGCACGGCTTCACGCTGCCAGACCATCACCCGGCGCTGGTACGGGCAGAGGCAGCGCTGCGAGCGGCCGGCGTCCGCCCGAGGCGTGTTTCGGCCGACGGCGCCAGCGACGCAGATGTGCTGTGTCATCTCGGCATCCCGACGGTGAACATCGGGATCGGCTGCGTGGACAGCCACAGGCCCGGAGAACACATCCGGCTCGCGGACGTGGCGGCGGTCGCCCAGGCGGTCTCAGCCTTCGTCCAGGGGGTCACATAGCATCCGTCTGGCACTGCAAACTAACCCCCAT includes the following:
- the lipB gene encoding lipoyl(octanoyl) transferase LipB, whose amino-acid sequence is MNRERSVRWVSLGRMDYDEALAIQTRQAERLLQGEDEAQTVFAVEHPPTITVGRSGTFDHILAGRERLREMGVEVREVDRGGDVTYHGPGQWVLYPVLHLEPWGNDIGRYVRMLEEVVIRALAEVGITGDRVKEYPGVWVGRDKVCAIGVRARRRPSGEFVTYHGLALNVNTNLTHFNLIVPCGISDRGVTSVQRLLGREQAFSEWEARLRAAFDSVFLEDGADSGVTTDEAAEAR
- the lpdA gene encoding dihydrolipoyl dehydrogenase, whose translation is MAEENYDLVVIGGGIGGYAAAIRAAQLGLKAAVVERDKLGGTCLHRGCIPSKALLRTAEVLATAREASSYGVDAGEPRLNLEQAMARKQHVVDQLYQGVQLLMKKHGIDVFHGTGRVMGPSIFSPQAGAVAVEHDGDRQILTPRFTLIATGSRAKALPGLPFDGERILSSDHALELPRLPSSMLIVGAGAIGVEWASMMADFGVQVTLVEALPQVLPQEDEDISREMARLLKKRRVRVLAGVRVETDTAELDADGFSVDVVQEDSGARERVAAEVVLVAVGREPVTEGLGLEATEVRTERGAIVVDEHYRTKEPNIFAVGDVIGGVQLAHVAMHEGIHAVEVMAGRAPRPIDYTLIPRCTYSRPEVASVGLTEAQARARGCEVVCGKFSFRANGKALVYGEPDGFVKVVADRDTDDVLGVHMVGPRVTDLVSEAALARVLNATPWEMAHTIHPHPTLSEALGEAALAIDGWAIHG
- a CDS encoding Glu/Leu/Phe/Val family dehydrogenase, producing the protein MELFSYLERHDYEQVVFCHDRAAGLKAIIAIHDTTLGPALGGCRMWTYASEEEALVDALRLARGMTYKAAAAGLNLGGGKTVVIGDPKTDKSEALFRALGRYIQSLGGRYITAEDVGTNVHDMDLIHLETDYVTGVSQAYGSSGNPSPMTALGVFRGLQATAKTVYGSDDVAGRTVAIQGLGSVGWALAELLHRHGAKLVVTDINPDALRRAQAELGAQVVAPAEIFSVECDIFSPCALGAVLNDETIPRLRCQVVAGSANNQLAEDRHGDMLHERGILYAPDYVINAGGLINVADELEGYHPERARQKVERIYDIMLSLYDLSQREGIPSHRAADRMAEARIAQMRQVRSTFIRGERDALSRKGDARG
- the lipA gene encoding lipoyl synthase, whose amino-acid sequence is MLEKQRLKEAAIREQAKNRPDWLKVQIRTGPNFKDLKNIMRGRSLHTVCEEARCPNIYECWEHRTATFMILGDVCTRACRFCAVTSGRPSHLDLQEPKRVADAVVAMGLQHVVVTSVARDDLEDGGASVFAATIRAIRERVPNCGVEVLIPDFQGNWDALRVVMDASPDILNHNVETVRRLSDRVRSKAKYDRSLELLRRAKEMRPDIRTKSSIMVGVGETFEEILETMDDLREVQVDILTIGQYLQPTKQHLMVEKFYTPTEFLRLRGEGLKRGFAHVESGPLVRSSYHAHQQVLRADGVPLQALPPEERARHLAEMQDEPVQEGAR
- a CDS encoding thiamine pyrophosphate-dependent dehydrogenase E1 component subunit alpha, which produces MAEQLRHRALGLTDGQVLEMYRYMVLARAVDERMWLLNRAGKVPFVISCQGQEAAQAGAGFALDRERDWLCPYYRDLCLVLIWGHTARMEMLAAFAKAEDPNSGGRQMPGHFGDRRRRILTGSSPVGTQIPHAVGVALAAKMRGEDTVCYVSFGEGTSNQGDFHEALNFAGVHRLPVIFFCENNKYAISVPENKQMACANVADRAQGYGFEGVIVDGMDALDVYWAVKQAADKARAGGGPTLIEAKTYRLAPHSSDDDDRTYRSREEVEEARRGDGIARMRAYLLDAGLLDEAEDEALRQRIRAEVDEATEYAERAPYADPATLTRYVYAEEGWADGH
- a CDS encoding alpha-ketoacid dehydrogenase subunit beta, with the protein product MAIKLYIEAIHDALAEEMARDERVFILGEDVGVRGGVFRVTQGLQERFGEYRVLDTPLTESAIVGVAIGASAAGLIPVAEIQFADFILPAVNQIISEAAKFRYRSNNDWNCPIVVRAPYGGGVHGALYHSQSVEALFTHVPGLKVVTPATPADAAGLLRSAIRDPDPVLYFEHKKLYRSVRGEVPEAGELVPIGRAKVQREGSDLTVITYGLGVHLALEAAEQVAAEGVSVHILDLRTLRPLDEEAILEAARRTGKVLIVHEDNKVCGVGAEVSALIAEQALFDLDAPIRRLAGPEVPAMGYAPTLEKAYMLSVDGVAEAMRAMARF
- a CDS encoding dihydrolipoamide acetyltransferase family protein — protein: MPDVKMPQLGESVTEGTIEKWLKRVGEPVAKYEPLAEVVTDKVHAEIPSDFAGVLAEILVPEGATVGVGTVICRIAEDALDTGRDEDRTAAAPGREEVLGERGRADAEDPAGGAAGMLAPAGRARYSPAVLRLAREHGIDLEKVPGTGEGGRITRKDVLAYIDRMRKDHVSEATEEAVRPAPVGEPTSAPGRPAARGIQAQDDVEVIPVSPIRRTIARRMVMSKREAPHAWTMVEVDASGLVALRERVKADFERREGVPLTYLPFFIKAAVEALKQFPTVNAAWIDDAIHVHRRIHVSIAVATDDGLQVPVIRDADRLSIAGLAHAVHDLAVRARAGRLTLADVEGGTFTVNNTGAFGSVMSQPILNAPQAAILSVEAIVKRPVVIDDMIAIRSMVNLCLSLDHRVLDGWVAGQFLRAIKERVQSYGEDTALY